In Zonotrichia albicollis isolate bZonAlb1 chromosome 26, bZonAlb1.hap1, whole genome shotgun sequence, a genomic segment contains:
- the LOC141731939 gene encoding synaptonemal complex protein 1-like isoform X2, with translation MLVNLALRNELESLKEKMAKTGEEMKSTLDEREENMNNLKKQVENKTKCIEELQQENKVLKKKITAESKKSNTYEGKVNKLQLEMENMNKQHKEEVDIYKKDIETRKVNENKLREEVEKMRLLCDETAMIQRETDGRCQHKITEMMALMEKHKNEYDKMVEEKDAELKVYKMKQQKQFSSERALENELSCLKRELSSLKELLRAEMEEKENLVKEHSGSMIAESEKKHKTCVIKTPPVDKMQSGRSTNLPAEQSSRKKQKVLVQLDTESDSSEHTDLLSIVSEEEMFKNLYKDYPQASRLHSTAPEKSPAPCSVKSPGSALKLKTMRRMREAGWAALSKTDRKRKIKDAVKLFA, from the exons ATGCTTGTTAATTTGGCACTTAGAAATGAACTGGAGTCTTTGAAGGAGAAAATGGCAAAGACAGGTGAAGAGATGAAAAGTACACTGgatgaaagagaagaaaat ATGAATAATTTAAAGAAGCAggtggaaaataaaaccaaatgcaTTGAAGAGCTACAGCAGGAG AATAAGgtgctgaaaaagaaaattactgcagaaagcaagaaaagcaATACTTATGAAGGGAAG GTGAATAAATTGCAGTTAGAGATGGAAAATATGAACAAGCAACataaggaagaagttgacatcTATAAAAAAGACATAGAAACAAGaaaagtaaatgaaaataaacttcGTGAAGAG GTAGAAAAGATGAGGTTGCTTTGTGATGAAACTGCAATGATACAGAGAGAAACTGATGGCAGATGTCAGCACAAGATAACTGAGATGATGGCACTGATGGAAAAGCACAAG AATGAATATGATAAAATGGTTGAAGAAAAAGATGCAGAGTTAAAagtatataaaatgaaacagCAAAAGCAATTCTCATCAGAAAGAGCACTG GAAAATGAGCTGTCATGTTTGAAAAGGGAACTGTCCTCCCTTAAGGAACTACTGAGAgcagaaatggaagaaaag GAGAATCTTGTAAAAGAGCACTCTGGCAGTATGATTGCTGAAAGTGAAAAGAAACACAAG ACATGTGTTATAAAGACTCCTCCAGTGGATAAAATGCAGAGTGGAAGAAGCACAAAcctgcctgcagagcagagcagcaggaaaaaacagAAAGTGCTGGTGCAGCTGGACACTGAGTCAGACAGCTCTGAGCACACTGACCTCCTG AGCATAGTCTCGGAAgaagaaatgtttaaaaatttgTACAAAGATTATCCACAAGCTTCACGGTTACATTCCACAGCACCAGAAAAG agcccagctccatgCAGTGTGAaatctccaggctctgctctgaaaCTCAAAACCATGAGGAGAATGCGCGAGGCGGGCTGGGCTGCGCTCTCCAAAACggacaggaaaaggaaaattaaagatGCTGTAAAGCTCTTTGCTTAA